In Labilibaculum sp. DW002, the genomic window TAACACCTAGAATCGTTGTAGCAGCCGGATTTGCGTAAATAATCTTGCCTTGCCTATTCCGATGAATCACACCAAGTCCTGTAGATTTGAATAACAGTTCATACTTTCCAACCGATTTTGATAACTCTAATTCTTTAGCATAGTTCTCCTTTTCTTCTTGGATTTTTTTTACTTGCTTTTCAAGAGTTACTATTCTTTCCTGATATTCTTCAAGATTATTCTTAGAATCTTTTGATGAATTTTTATGATTTTCCTTTGGCATATGTCACTTTTTCACACGTATATATACTATACAACATTACATGTGAATAAGTTACAAATTATATTCGGATATTTATATCTTGATATATTTATTTATCTGCATACTAAATATCATATTCCGATGATTGCTTAATCTCTTTTATCACGAAAGTGCTATTTAATACGCCAATATTTTTGATTTTAGACAATTTGTAACGAACAAATTCATGATACTCTTCTAAACTTCGAACATGAATTTTAAGAATAAAATCGACTTGCCCTGCAACGTGGTAACATTCCTGAACTTCCTTTAAATCTTGAATTTGCTCCTCAAACTCATCAATAAAAGCCTCGTTATGATATCGCATGGAAACTTGGCACATGGCAGTAACAGTTCTACCAATTCTTGTTTTATCTAAAATTGCTACATACTTTTTAATAAAGCCTTGATTCTCCAGTCTTCTTATTCTTTCATAAACTGGTGAAACTGTTAGACTCAGCATGCTTGCAATTTCTTTTGCTGTCTTTTTTGAATCGGTCTGTAATATCCTTAAAATCGTCTTATCGGTTTGATCTAAACTTTCCATATCAGAAAAAATTACTCCATTTATAACGTTTGCATAACATTTGAAAGTGAAAAACACTTTACTTGGCGCTAATTTCGGTAATTATTACTTAATTACAATGGGAATGTATGAAATATAACGGAAAGGTCGTTACTTTGCTAGCAAATAGTACGGAACAACACAACAAACATATAGGTTGCTTGCAACCAAAAACAAACACAACAACAAACACAACAACACACTACAAAAACACCTCTTTCCCTTCCTGGATCGAGGTTTTTTTTATTCCACCAACTCAAAAAAAAAAAAATGCGCCCGTATGGACGCATTCCTCTTGCTTTATTTGTTTTATCTTATTTCGTTAATTCATAAGCATCCGTTTTGCCTTTCTTCACTGCAGGTATACCATCAACCATCCAAGCAGGAGCAGTTTTCCCTTTTAGATAGTAATCGAAGAATTGCATCATTCTGATGGATAAGTCCATTCGGTTAGGACGTTTTTTCAAGTTATGTGCTTCGTTATTATATGAAAGCATCCAACATGGTTTTTGCAAACGTCGCATTGCCACGAAAAATTCAATTCCTTGGTACCATGGCACTGCACCATCATGATCGTTGTGCATAATAAGCAATGGTGTTTTAATTTTTGGAACCGAGAAAATAGGCGAGTTCTCTAGATAATGTAATGGTTTCTCCCAAAGGGTACCACCTATTCTACTTTGTGTATGCTCATATTGGAACATTCTACTTCTGCCACTTTTCCATCTGATTCCTCCATATGCAGAGGTCATATTACTCACAGGAGCTCCGGCCATAGCACATTTGTAAAGGTTTGTTTTTGTCACCAAGTGAGCAATTTGATAACCTCCCCAACTTTGTCCTTGTAAAGCAACGTTTTCTTTATCGATAAAATCAAAACGATCCATCATTGCAAGAGTTCCGGTAACTATTGAACTGTATGCACTTTCTCCGGGATGACCAACTTTAGGATAGGTAATGTCTGGCATGAAAATCAAGTAATCATTACTTACGCAGTATGTTGGGTTAATTATAGACCAATTAGGCTGAGGCACATAATGCTTGTGTAAACGATCACTAACTCGTTCGTAAAAATAGACAAGCATTGGGTATTTCTTATTAGGATCGAAATTTTCAGGTTTGAAGAGCATTCCTTGCAACTCTTCTCCATCTCCCGAAGTCCATTTCACCAATTCAACATCTCCCCACAAGTAATTT contains:
- a CDS encoding Lrp/AsnC family transcriptional regulator; the encoded protein is MESLDQTDKTILRILQTDSKKTAKEIASMLSLTVSPVYERIRRLENQGFIKKYVAILDKTRIGRTVTAMCQVSMRYHNEAFIDEFEEQIQDLKEVQECYHVAGQVDFILKIHVRSLEEYHEFVRYKLSKIKNIGVLNSTFVIKEIKQSSEYDI